In one window of Haloimpatiens sp. FM7315 DNA:
- a CDS encoding IS3 family transposase, with protein MDHSDRIAIVNLIDEAREKGARLEVACKTVGISSRTYERWCTGQEIRRDMRPIIKRNSPSNKLTDAEYKSVLKTVKLPEYADLPPSQIVPALVDRGIYIASESTMYRILKKEKMQTHRGYARAPKKKKEPETHIANKPNQVWTWDITYLSTVVVGRYFKLYMIVDIFSRKIVGWEVWETETGEFASILVEKAIMNEKIKGKPLILHSDNGGPMKSYTLKAKLEELGVMSSFSRPRVSNDNPYSEALFRTCKYRPGYPQEGFKTIADAREWVLDFVDWYNNKHYHSGLNFVTRNSRHNGLSEKIIKKRIKVYEAARELHPQRFNRGIRKWELPKTVSLNPRKDMDKAL; from the coding sequence ATAGACCACTCAGATCGCATAGCAATAGTTAATTTAATAGATGAAGCTAGAGAAAAAGGTGCTCGATTAGAAGTAGCCTGTAAAACAGTAGGGATAAGCTCTAGGACTTATGAGAGATGGTGCACAGGACAGGAAATACGGAGGGACATGAGACCTATTATTAAGAGAAATTCTCCAAGTAACAAGCTCACTGATGCTGAATATAAAAGTGTCCTAAAGACCGTTAAACTTCCAGAATACGCTGATTTACCACCATCACAGATAGTTCCAGCACTAGTTGACAGAGGGATATATATTGCCTCTGAATCTACTATGTATCGTATTCTAAAAAAGGAGAAAATGCAGACTCATAGAGGGTATGCGAGAGCCCCTAAAAAGAAAAAAGAACCTGAAACTCATATAGCAAATAAGCCTAATCAAGTTTGGACTTGGGATATAACGTACTTATCCACAGTTGTAGTAGGTCGATATTTTAAGCTATATATGATTGTGGATATATTCAGCCGAAAAATAGTAGGCTGGGAAGTTTGGGAAACGGAGACAGGAGAATTTGCTTCAATATTAGTTGAAAAAGCTATAATGAATGAAAAAATTAAGGGGAAACCACTTATATTACATTCAGATAATGGGGGACCTATGAAGTCATATACATTAAAGGCTAAATTAGAGGAATTAGGAGTCATGTCCTCATTTTCAAGACCAAGAGTAAGTAATGATAATCCTTATTCAGAAGCTTTATTTAGAACCTGCAAATATAGACCTGGTTATCCGCAAGAAGGCTTTAAAACTATCGCTGACGCTAGAGAATGGGTTCTTGACTTTGTTGATTGGTATAATAATAAACACTATCACAGTGGATTAAATTTTGTAACTCGAAATTCTAGACACAATGGACTATCAGAGAAAATAATTAAGAAAAGAATAAAAGTATATGAAGCTGCTAGAGAGCTTCATCCTCAAAGATTTAATAGGGGCATAAGAAAATGGGAGCTACCTAAAACGGTATCTTTGAATCCAAGAAAAGATATGGATAAAGCCTTGTAA
- a CDS encoding transposase codes for MTKGNGINKRYSKLEKEKLIARMLPPENISVSDLSKETGVSKSTLQTWKTKARNPKNTENNTGKRVVTPKDKFLTVMETYLLSEAELARYCREKGLFVEDVKKWHNACLNSTIGNVDSEEVKELKLKKQEDAKRIKALEKDLRFKEKALAETAALLVLRKSYKRS; via the coding sequence ATGACAAAAGGCAATGGTATAAATAAGAGATATAGTAAATTGGAAAAAGAAAAGTTAATAGCAAGAATGTTACCACCTGAAAACATATCAGTTTCAGATTTATCAAAAGAAACAGGTGTAAGCAAATCTACATTACAAACATGGAAAACAAAAGCTAGGAACCCTAAAAATACTGAGAATAACACTGGTAAAAGAGTTGTAACCCCTAAAGATAAATTTTTAACAGTTATGGAGACGTATTTACTCTCAGAAGCAGAATTAGCAAGATATTGCAGAGAGAAAGGCTTATTCGTAGAAGATGTTAAAAAGTGGCACAATGCCTGTTTAAATAGTACCATCGGCAACGTCGATAGTGAAGAGGTTAAAGAATTAAAATTAAAAAAGCAAGAAGATGCTAAGAGAATAAAAGCTCTAGAGAAAGATTTGCGTTTTAAAGAAAAGGCACTAGCAGAAACGGCAGCATTACTAGTTCTTAGAAAAAGTTACAAGCGATCTTAG
- a CDS encoding radical SAM protein, translated as MKMVVWDITDKCNLRCKHCYNADMYFNNKVQQLKVNDKINIVKKLSKLGFNYLDILGGEPLCCENLDLILHTAKENNIGVEITTNGTLLNEKMIDILIKNNVKNVHVSLDGSTRAINDAIRGKGSFDKATSNLKKLTQIIKENNSNMLTSISTTLTKFNINDLKNMPKLANDLGVNILIYTAFVESGNGDRNSNIFKEDYNKIQDAIEEIAKEEFKKYPNITFQLDMKPYLTNYLKRRYNIKNLIFVKSFTKCNAGEDIWYVTADGYLHPCNILINQNVPQTVKDLIPVQYVNLLECTDFDDIESNKYFSSFMNLKNDVLNKQVKKTCANCELINDCNPCPILYKDKSVIEECEYRGSAP; from the coding sequence CAATAAGGTTCAACAGTTAAAAGTAAATGATAAGATAAATATTGTAAAAAAATTAAGTAAATTAGGATTTAACTATTTAGATATCTTAGGAGGAGAACCTTTATGTTGTGAAAACTTAGATCTAATATTACATACAGCTAAGGAGAATAATATAGGTGTAGAAATCACAACAAATGGAACATTGTTAAATGAAAAAATGATAGATATTTTAATTAAAAATAACGTTAAAAATGTTCATGTTAGCTTAGACGGTTCAACAAGAGCAATCAATGATGCTATCAGAGGAAAGGGATCATTTGATAAAGCTACTAGTAACTTAAAAAAATTAACTCAAATAATAAAAGAAAATAATAGTAATATGCTGACATCAATAAGTACTACTCTAACTAAGTTTAATATAAATGATTTAAAAAATATGCCCAAGTTAGCAAATGATTTAGGAGTAAATATATTAATATATACGGCTTTTGTAGAGAGTGGAAATGGAGATAGAAATTCTAATATATTTAAAGAAGATTATAATAAAATACAAGATGCTATTGAAGAAATAGCAAAAGAGGAATTTAAAAAATATCCTAATATTACGTTTCAATTAGATATGAAACCTTATTTAACTAATTATTTAAAAAGAAGGTATAATATAAAGAATTTAATATTTGTTAAATCATTTACCAAATGTAATGCTGGTGAAGATATTTGGTATGTAACAGCTGATGGTTATTTACATCCTTGTAATATACTTATAAATCAAAATGTTCCCCAAACTGTAAAAGACTTAATTCCAGTCCAATATGTTAATTTATTAGAATGTACAGATTTTGATGATATTGAAAGTAATAAATATTTTAGTTCTTTTATGAATTTAAAAAATGATGTATTAAATAAACAAGTAAAAAAAACATGTGCTAACTGTGAATTAATAAATGATTGTAATCCTTGTCCAATATTATATAAAGATAAATCTGTAATTGAAGAATGTGAATATAGGGGTAGTGCTCCATAG
- a CDS encoding transposase, whose amino-acid sequence MSNRKFHATTCLTNTVSSEQVHALYSLRWQIELMFKIWKSIFKIHKVKKSKIERFKCFLYGRLIALLISSSIVFTSKKIIDEESSKHISEIKSFDVIVEYFSILRVQIFRRELAIARLIKRIMRSIKKLGIKSKKKVKKLYLKY is encoded by the coding sequence ATTTCGAACAGAAAATTTCATGCGACAACATGCTTGACAAACACCGTTAGTTCAGAACAAGTGCATGCCTTATATTCTCTGCGTTGGCAGATAGAGCTGATGTTTAAAATATGGAAATCAATTTTTAAAATACATAAGGTTAAAAAATCAAAGATTGAAAGATTTAAATGTTTTTTGTATGGAAGGCTCATCGCCTTATTAATTTCCTCAAGTATTGTATTTACAAGCAAAAAAATTATTGATGAAGAAAGCTCCAAACATATAAGTGAAATAAAATCTTTCGATGTAATAGTAGAATATTTTTCTATTTTGCGAGTGCAAATTTTTAGAAGAGAATTAGCAATTGCCAGATTAATTAAACGGATAATGAGATCCATTAAAAAATTAGGAATAAAATCTAAGAAAAAAGTCAAAAAACTGTACCTGAAATATTAG
- a CDS encoding IS4 family transposase yields the protein MHKRLKKLIEMISEIFEENHIEKVGKITKFVQRKSSLSAKEFLAFNIFSSHDMCDKSLAKLCSRMEAQSGILISPQALNQRYNAKAVEFMRQIFVELLCKQNKLLENEKNNLKILFNRVILNDATSFILPKEFKEEFKGSGGSASGAAVKIQLQYELLTGQFMCCDIEKGSRNDADYLGTMSKYIKPKDLKLADLGYYKVSYLKEIDDKKAFFISKIKSDTRIYKKNPNPERHKNGNIKKSTQYIKIDISELITPLREGESIELKDIYIGSKKHLKARLIVTKLTSENKKKEKLNTKEMFKRKEEQIVKGA from the coding sequence ATGCACAAAAGATTAAAAAAATTAATAGAGATGATAAGTGAAATATTTGAAGAAAATCACATAGAAAAAGTAGGTAAAATAACAAAATTTGTTCAAAGAAAAAGTAGCCTTTCAGCAAAGGAGTTTTTAGCATTTAATATATTTTCAAGTCATGATATGTGTGATAAATCCCTTGCTAAACTATGCTCAAGAATGGAAGCACAATCAGGGATATTAATATCACCTCAAGCACTTAATCAACGCTATAATGCCAAGGCTGTAGAGTTTATGAGGCAAATATTTGTTGAGTTATTATGTAAGCAAAATAAACTTCTTGAAAATGAAAAAAACAATCTAAAAATACTCTTCAATAGAGTAATTTTGAATGATGCTACCAGCTTTATACTACCTAAAGAATTTAAGGAAGAGTTTAAAGGTTCAGGAGGAAGTGCATCAGGAGCTGCAGTAAAAATACAATTGCAATATGAATTACTTACAGGTCAATTCATGTGCTGTGATATTGAAAAAGGAAGTAGAAATGATGCTGATTATTTAGGAACTATGAGTAAATATATTAAGCCCAAAGATTTGAAATTAGCTGATTTAGGATACTATAAAGTGTCTTATTTAAAGGAAATAGACGATAAAAAAGCTTTTTTTATATCTAAAATCAAAAGTGATACTAGAATATATAAGAAAAATCCTAATCCTGAAAGACATAAGAACGGAAACATAAAGAAATCTACACAATACATAAAAATAGATATCAGTGAACTCATAACTCCTTTACGCGAAGGAGAAAGCATTGAACTCAAAGATATCTATATAGGCTCTAAAAAGCATTTGAAAGCTAGGTTAATTGTAACAAAATTAACCTCAGAAAACAAGAAAAAAGAGAAATTAAACACAAAAGAGATGTTCAAAAGAAAAGAGGAACAAATAGTAAAAGGAGCGTAG